In Aerosakkonema funiforme FACHB-1375, one DNA window encodes the following:
- the pgsA gene encoding CDP-diacylglycerol--glycerol-3-phosphate 3-phosphatidyltransferase, with protein MTIPNWITFSRLLGLPFLLYGLHNPTELSRWICLAIFIVAASTDWLDGYLARKLNQISDLGKFLDPLVDKFLVLGPLLALVELGQVPAWGVFLILARELAIAGWRVNQTSISGANIWGKLKTVSQIIAISLLIAPLPAVWQIPSLIAFWISVAFTLISGAIYLLPPTLTKENA; from the coding sequence ATGACTATTCCAAACTGGATCACTTTCTCGCGCCTGCTGGGATTGCCGTTTCTCCTTTACGGATTGCACAACCCCACAGAGTTAAGTCGGTGGATATGTTTGGCAATTTTTATCGTAGCAGCAAGTACCGATTGGTTAGATGGCTATTTGGCGCGTAAACTCAACCAAATCAGCGATTTAGGCAAGTTTCTCGATCCTTTAGTCGATAAATTCCTAGTCCTTGGCCCATTATTGGCTTTAGTTGAGTTGGGACAAGTGCCTGCATGGGGCGTTTTTCTGATTTTAGCGCGGGAGTTGGCGATCGCAGGTTGGCGCGTCAATCAAACTTCTATTTCCGGTGCAAACATCTGGGGTAAATTGAAAACAGTAAGTCAAATCATCGCCATTTCGTTGTTAATTGCACCTTTACCAGCAGTTTGGCAAATTCCTTCTCTCATTGCTTTCTGGATTTCTGTTGCTTTCACTTTAATTTCCGGTGCTATCTATTTGTTGCCGCCAACTCTTACCAAGGAAAATGCTTAA